One genomic window of Solanum stenotomum isolate F172 chromosome 9, ASM1918654v1, whole genome shotgun sequence includes the following:
- the LOC125877167 gene encoding SH3 domain-containing protein 2-like isoform X2, whose product MDSIRKQATKLREQVAKQQQAVFKQFSSGLGGPDNSVTDEVELQQHQKLEKLYISTRAGKHFQRDIVRGVEGYIITASKQIEIGTRLSEDSRKYGAENTCTSGSTLSKAALSYSRAQGEIEKERQDLLKALGTQVAEPLRAMVVGAPLEDARHLAQRYDRVRQEAEAQAIDVSRRQPKVRESNGNPESVSKMEAAEAKLKDLKSNVATLGKEASTSMAAVEAQQQRLTLQRLIAMVEAQRHYHQRVLQILDQLEAEMMLERQRIEASPSSATDNSMPPPPSYTEVNGGLHFKSYDGFIDGTTYFLAEVVHPYEAESDVELTLLIGDYVVVRKVSNNGWAEGECKGKGGWFPFGYVERRERILATKVAEVF is encoded by the exons ATGGACTCAATCAGAAAACAAGCTACAAAGCTCAGAGAACAAGTAGCCAAACAACAACAG GCTGTCTTCAAACAATTCTCTAGTGGACTAGGTGGACCAGATAATAGTGTTACTGATGAAGTAGAGTTGCAGCAGCATCAAAAACTTGAGAAGTTGTACATTTCTACTCGTGCCGGCAAG CATTTCCAAAGGGATATCGTCCGGGGTGTTGAAGGCTACATCATCACTGCCTCAAAGCAAATTGAAATTG GTACTAGGTTGTCAGAAGATAGCCGAAAATATGGGGCTGAAAACACATGTACAAGTGGTAGTACGTTATCTAAAGCAGCATTAAGTTACAGTAGGGCTCAAGGTGAAATTGAGAAGGAACGTCAGGATCTACTTAAGGCCCTCGGAACGCAG GTTGCTGAGCCTTTAAGAGCAATGGTTGTGGGAGCTCCACTGGAAGATGCTCGACATCTCGCTCAACGTTATGATAGAGTGAGACAGGAAGCTGAAGCTCAG GCTATAGACGTTTCCAGACGCCAGCCTAAAGTGAGGGAATCCAATGGTAATCCGGAAAGTGTATCGAAGATGGAAGCTGCTGAAGCAAAACTTAAGGACCTAAAGTCAAACGTGGCTACCTTGGGCAAAGAAGCTTCTACTTCCATGGCTGCTGTTGAAGCTCAACAACAGAGGTTAACACTCCAACGACTCATAGCCATG GTTGAGGCACAGCGTCATTATCATCAGCGAGTTTTGCAGATACTTGATCAGCTTGAGGCAGAG ATGATGTTGGAGCGTCAAAGAATTGAAGCATCTCCTAGTTCAGCCACAGATAATTCGATGCCTCCTCCCCCATCTTATACTGAAGTTAATGGTGGCCTTCATTTTAAGTCATATGATGGATTCATAGATGGGACAACGTATTTCTTGGCAGAG GTCGTACACCCATATGAAGCTGAGTCAGATGTAGAGCTCACATTATTGATTGGTGACTATGTAGTTGTTAGAAAA GTGTCAAACAATGGTTGGGCTGAAGGTGAGTGCAAGGGCAAAGGAGGTTGGTTCCCATTTGGGTATGTAGAAAGACGAGAGCGCATTCTTGCAACCAAG GTAGCTGAAGTTTTCTAG
- the LOC125877167 gene encoding SH3 domain-containing protein 2-like isoform X1: MDSIRKQATKLREQVAKQQQAVFKQFSSGLGGPDNSVTDEVELQQHQKLEKLYISTRAGKHFQRDIVRGVEGYIITASKQIEIGTRLSEDSRKYGAENTCTSGSTLSKAALSYSRAQGEIEKERQDLLKALGTQVAEPLRAMVVGAPLEDARHLAQRYDRVRQEAEAQAIDVSRRQPKVRESNGNPESVSKMEAAEAKLKDLKSNVATLGKEASTSMAAVEAQQQRLTLQRLIAMVEAQRHYHQRVLQILDQLEAEMMLERQRIEASPSSATDNSMPPPPSYTEVNGGLHFKSYDGFIDGTTYFLAEVVHPYEAESDVELTLLIGDYVVVRKVSNNGWAEGECKGKGGWFPFGYVERRERILATKVAEVF, encoded by the exons ATGGACTCAATCAGAAAACAAGCTACAAAGCTCAGAGAACAAGTAGCCAAACAACAACAG GCTGTCTTCAAACAATTCTCTAGTGGACTAGGTGGACCAGATAATAGTGTTACTGATGAAGTAGAGTTGCAGCAGCATCAAAAACTTGAGAAGTTGTACATTTCTACTCGTGCCGGCAAG CATTTCCAAAGGGATATCGTCCGGGGTGTTGAAGGCTACATCATCACTGCCTCAAAGCAAATTGAAATTG GTACTAGGTTGTCAGAAGATAGCCGAAAATATGGGGCTGAAAACACATGTACAAGTGGTAGTACGTTATCTAAAGCAGCATTAAGTTACAGTAGGGCTCAAGGTGAAATTGAGAAGGAACGTCAGGATCTACTTAAGGCCCTCGGAACGCAG GTTGCTGAGCCTTTAAGAGCAATGGTTGTGGGAGCTCCACTGGAAGATGCTCGACATCTCGCTCAACGTTATGATAGAGTGAGACAGGAAGCTGAAGCTCAG GCTATAGACGTTTCCAGACGCCAGCCTAAAGTGAGGGAATCCAATGGTAATCCGGAAAGTGTATCGAAGATGGAAGCTGCTGAAGCAAAACTTAAGGACCTAAAGTCAAACGTGGCTACCTTGGGCAAAGAAGCTTCTACTTCCATGGCTGCTGTTGAAGCTCAACAACAGAGGTTAACACTCCAACGACTCATAGCCATG GTTGAGGCACAGCGTCATTATCATCAGCGAGTTTTGCAGATACTTGATCAGCTTGAGGCAGAG ATGATGTTGGAGCGTCAAAGAATTGAAGCATCTCCTAGTTCAGCCACAGATAATTCGATGCCTCCTCCCCCATCTTATACTGAAGTTAATGGTGGCCTTCATTTTAAGTCATATGATGGATTCATAGATGGGACAACGTATTTCTTGGCAGAG GTCGTACACCCATATGAAGCTGAGTCAGATGTAGAGCTCACATTATTGATTGGTGACTATGTAGTTGTTAGAAAA GTGTCAAACAATGGTTGGGCTGAAGGTGAGTGCAAGGGCAAAGGAGGTTGGTTCCCATTTGGGTATGTAGAAAGACGAGAGCGCATTCTTGCAACCAAGGTAGCTGAAGTTTTCTAG